ATGATCCATATTATAGCCGCTGTTGACCACAAAGTCATAGATCACGGCACGAAGGGTCCCCGGCTTGGCGCCTTCCAATTCGTCCTTCTTGAAAAGCGATATCTTCCGTCCTTCCAGCCAGGCCTTGAACTCCGGCAAGCGCGCTTTCTCTTCCTCGAAGAGCTGGAATATGCGGGGCCAGTTTTCCAGCTCCATCAATATCTTCACCACATCGGGAATATAGGCGGTGTTGGGGAGTTCGGCCCCGTTCCTGCGCAGCATTTCCTGCGCGATCAGGCCCCGCAATTGCGGATGGTTGAGATAAGGGGATGAACTGATCAGCACAGAGCTTTCGGTTTTATGCGGCGATTCTCCCCCATTATAATAAGCAAAATCCGCGCTGCTCACGCGTGAGGCTATGTCGTTTTCCATCTTCTTGCTCCTCTCTACTCTCCAAAATCCATGTCAGAAGGCAAAGCCCAGTTCGACACCATAGGTCCGTCCACGATCATAGGTTGCCACCAGTTGCAGAACGGGCGATCCAAAAGCCGTATAATGTTTGTTGAGCAGATTCTGGCCGAACAGCGACAGCGACGCCTTCGTTCCGCCCAACGGCATGTCGACCCAGCCGATGCGACCATCCACCACCCAGAAACCCTTCTGATAGGCATATTGATTGAGCGGGGCGAGATTGCCCTGCATATCGTAGAAGGGCGTCGACACCAGCGGCAGACGACTGCGGTAGCGACCGTCGATCCTTCCCGACAGATGGCCGCCCATCGTCATGTCCGGCGCATCATATTGGACCGATGCGCGCCCCTGCCATTTCGACGCGAAGGTGGTGCGGGCAACGTCCGCCACGTCCACACCGTTCAGGATAAAGCTCTTATAGCCGAAATCGGTGTAGCTGAGATTGCCACTCAGCGTCAGGCCGCGCACCGGCACGAAATCGGCCTCGATCTCGACACCCTTGATATCCGCCTTGCCCGCATTGTTGAAGAACTGCCGACCATTAATGAAGTTCTGGGTCTGAAGATCCTTGTAATCGCTGTAGAATAACGCAATGTTCGTGCGCAGGCGGTTGCCCAAAGTCTGGGTCTTGAGGCCCAGTTCATAGGCGGTCAGGGTTTCGGGCCGATAGGGAATGCCGCTCAATATGCCGCCCGCCACATAGCCGGTCGATACCTTGCCATAGGCGGTCACGCGCTGCGTCGGGCGCCAGGTCAGGATCGCCGCCCAGGTCGCCTTCTTATAGTTAACCTTATAGTCTCCGACGCCTAGCTGGCCGCCCTGCCCGCCCGATACCTCATAGATATGGTTCTCGCGCTCGTCTTTGGTGTAACGCAGCCCGCCTGTGGCATCGAGCGTGTCGGTCAGATGCCAGGTAATCTGTCCGTAGGCGGCATAGCTGTCGTTGATCGCCCGCGTCCGCGTCATGCCGCTGCCGAACAGGCTGGCCAGAGAGGGGTTGCTATCCGCAGCATTGATGACGCCATCGCGATTAAGATCGAAGGGCAATTGCCCCACCGGCAATCCGGCGATCAGGCCAACCTTTGCCATGTCGATCACCACCCCATTGGCAACAGGCTGGAAAATGCCCAGATAGTCGTCTGCGGGCGAATTTTCGTGAAAATAGAACAGTCCGGCTGTCAGGTCCACCTTGTCGGACGTGAGCTGTACCTGAAATTCCTGGCTGAATTGCTTCTGCCGGGTCGACCGCGCAGTCATCAGCGAGAAAAAGGAATCGTTCGGCCCCGGCGCATTGGCAGGGTTCAGCACGCCTGCGACATTGCCAACCAGCAGCGCCTGCAATTGGGCCGTGGTGAATTTGAGGCCACCGGACGCGGCCAGATCGTAGATATTGGGGTCCTGCCGGAACTTGCGCAAAGCCGTGATGCTCTTCAGCGTGATCGCATCATTCAGCGGATAGCTGAGGGTCAGACTGTGCCCTTGGGTCACGACCCGTTCGATACTCGAGGCATTGGCGACGGTTGCAAGGCGATCAGGCGAAATATTGGTGATGCCGCCGAACAGTGACTGAAAGGCGATGATCGGCGACAGCAGCGCGCCCGAACTGTCGGGGATGACACCGCGGCTCTGGATCGCGCGGCCGCTGGACCGTGCGTCGGTATAATCGAAACGATAGTCGGCGGTCAGACCACCCAGATCGAGCCGCGCGGCGACGCCCACGCCATCGACATTGCGTCCGCCAAGCCGCCTGACGATATGCTGCTTGCCGAAAGAGGGATCGATCTGGCTGAAATCGATGGTGCTGCCGCCGATCGCGTTGCGGTAATCCCCGCGGATATCATCATGCAGATAGGAGAATTTGATCGCCAGCGGCCCGAAGGATGGCAAGTCGACCGAAACCTTGCCGCGCTTTGCATCGTAATTGCCGTAGGATACTGACCCCCGAACGCCGAACTTGCCGGTAGGCGCAGCGGTGGTCAGGCTGATGGCGCCGCTGGTGGCATTGCGCCCGAACAAGGTCCCCTGTGGGCCGCGCAGCACCTCGACGCGCTGGATGTCCGACAGGTCGAAGACCGATCCCACCGTGCGCCCTATATAGACGCCATCCAGATAGATGCCGACCTTGGGATCGACCGCATTATTCGACGTGCCCGATGCCACGCCGCGAATGATGATCGTCGGATTGGATTGCAGCCCCTGTGTGTTGATCTGAAGATTGGGGGCGATGCCGGTCAGTGCGCGAACGTTGGTGACGCGCAGTTGATCCAGTTGCTCGGCGCCGATCGCAGTCACGGCGACAGGCACATTTTGCAGGCTTTCTTCGCGCCGTTGCGCGGTGACGATGATATCCGCCAGCTGCCCGCTCTGCGCGGACGTCGACTGGACTTCATCCGCCACCTGCGGCGCTTGAGCCAAGGCTGTCGTCGCGGCCAATACCGACACACCGGCCAGAACAACGGCAACACAAAAACGCATGGCAATCCCCTCCTCCTCATGAGGCGATGCCATCCCTCGAACAGGCCGGTTCCTTTTGATGGAACCTGGTCCTTCACTCGGCCATGATCCCCTGTGGGCCATCATGACCGAACGCTTGGCGGTGTACCGCCATTATCCCATTTTTCGATGCAGGCCGGAAGCCATCACGCGACAATCAATCCGTGCGCGAAGCCTTTTCCATTTCACATCCTCTCATCGCGAAAAACACACTGCATTTCATCATTATTACAGCTTATTCTCTATCGAAATGCAAAGTGTATCGAAACAATCCATACGTCAAGAACTGATTTTGGCCGATCAGGACCTGAGCGGCAAGGTCGGGCATGCCACCGCCAATATGGCATGCCATTCGGATGGAAGGACAGTGGTACGGCGATCCTCCTGAGCAATGTCGCGCAACTCGCCGCGAAAACGCTCGATCCGTTCGGCCACCCGCGCGACGCCAACAGGTGAGAGCTTCACCGTCTCCACGCCGAAAATCGTCGCGGGATCGCCATAATCGAGCTTGAAGAAAAGATGCTTCATATGCTTTTCGAAATGCCGCCGCATGGGTTCCCGCCGCCAGACATGGGCCGGGTCCAGCCGCGCGCGCAGACGGCCGCCGGGCAGCCGGTCAATCAGGGCGAGCCGTTCCAACCGCTCCACATATTGGACGATCTGCTCGGGCGGGATGCCGAATCCCTCTTCCGCCTCCGATACCGGCCAGCCGTTGACGATCACGAAGAAAACCGTCGACAGTTCAGGACTGGCGGTCAGCGCCTTTTCCTGCGCGAGCGTCAGATGATCGTCGGGGCGACTTTCGATCGCGCAACATTCGGCCAATTCGGTCAGCGTTGTGTTGGCGAGCGCACAAAGCTGGGACAGGGTGCGCAGGCTGATCCCCTTGCCATGCAGCCATCTTTTGACGGTCGCGGTGCCGACGCCCAGTTTTACGGCCACGTCCGCCTGCGTCCATCCCGCAGCCCGCAGACGCCGCCGCAGCGTGGCAAGCAATGCTTCATGTTCTGCACCAAAAGGGTCGCTGGAGGAAGAAGAGGAGATCATTTGATGATCCTTCTGTCAGTTGGAAAGGTGATGAGATCCGCGTTTCCCGCTAAATCCGATGACGTGATGTTCGATCACGGAACGGTCCGGGGTCGATGTCCATCCCTCGACTCTTCGGCTGCGCAATCCATGCGCAGCCGAAGCTTGTTCGGCGCAAAAATGGCGATTACGCCTGCTTGCATGCGCATATCTTCCCCTCCTCCTTTCGCCGGACATAGCCCAGCCCCATGAGCCGGTCCATGACCCTGCCGCTCAAAAAGGATCAATCCATGACCAGCTATGGGCTTTTCTGACGATCCCTTTGCGACGGCCTTGCTCGATTCCCTGAAAAATGCTCCCTAGGCGCCAACAGGACGATCCAAAGGGAGAAAATAGGATGACCGGACAGACCAAACGCATCATCGTGACGGGAAGCGCGGGTGTGCTGGGCAACGCCGTGGCCCGTGGACTGGTCGAAGCTGGCCATGCAGTGGCAGGAATTGACCGCGTGACTGATGAGCGACTTCCCGCAGCGGTCCATCAATGCATTGCCGACGATCTGGCAGACCCGACCCTCGCCGCCCGGGCGGTGGAGGAAGCCCGGTCGAAGCTGGGCGGCGTGGACGGCCTTGTCCATCTGGTCGGCGGCTTTGAATGGGTGCCGGTACAGGACAGCAGCCTTGCCACCTGGCGGTCGCTGTTTTCGATCAATGTCGAAACGGCCTTTTCGACAATCATGTCGACCCTGCCAAATCTGGGCGACGGCGCAAGCATCCTGTGCGTCAGCGCAGCGGCGACAGCCAGCGCCGGGGCGGGCATGGGACCCTATACGGCCGCAAAATCGGGCGTATCGCGCCTTGTCGAAGCACTGTCGGCGGAATTGAAACCGCGAAAAATCCGGATCAATGCGATCATGCCCTCGATCATCGACACGCCCCGCAACCGCGCCGACATGCCCGATGCGGATCCGTCGGACTGGACCAGCCCCGCCGCCATTGCCGATGTCGTCGCCTTCCTGCTCAGCGATCAGGCGCGGGCGATCAACGGCGCATCGATTCCCGTAACGAATAGCGGAGGCTGACCGCAGCCTTCACTGAAATATTACGCGATTCGTCATTATATCCATTCATTCATTCTCAATATCGTTGTATGTGTCACTCAATTATACGCATACAACGACAGGAGAAGGCTTAATGGCGGATTTCCCGGACGGCGCGGCGATCATCTTTGGCGGTAGCGGCGGCATCGGCAAGGGCGTCGCGCTGGAATTTGCAATGGCGGGCACGGACGTCGCCATCTGCTACAACCGCAAGGAGGATGTGGCGCAGGCAACGGCGGAAGCGATCCGGGCGCTGGGTGTCAAGGCCAGCATCCACAAAGCGGACGTGCGCGACCGGGTAGCGCTGGAGGCGTTGGTCGAAACGGCGGTGGCCGAGCATGGCCGTATTCACAGCCTTGTCTGGGGCGCAGGCCCCCTGGTGCCGCAGGTCCCGTTGGCCGACTGGACAGAAGAGCAGTTCCGTCAGGCGGTGGAAGTGGAGGCCTTCGGTTTCTACAATGCGACACGCGCCTTCATCCCCCATATGCGGGAAAAGGGCGGCGGCAGCTTTACCCATCTGGGGTCGGCGGGGCATGACTGGTGGCCGAAGCTGGATGGGCTGTCGGTCGCGCCAAAGGCCATCAACGAAGCGCTGATCAAGGGCATCGCCAAGGAAGAAGGCCGCCATGAGATCCGCGCCAATTCGGTGCTGATCGGCGTGATCGACGCTGGCATGTTCCACGAACTGTCTGCGCAGGGCGTGTTCGATGAAAAATGGAAAGAGGAAACCCATAAGCTGCTCTGCCTGAAGCGTTGGGGTGAAGCGGAAGATATCGGTCAGGCGGCGGTGTTCTTTGCGTCCCGGCGGGCCAATTATGTGACCGGACAGACCATCTCCGTGTCGGGTGGCTTTGGGGTTTGAGGGACCGGGGAGCCTAAAGCCTCTTCCCACAGGCGCGATCCGGCATTGCGAAACGAGGATCGGTCAGGAACGCGCGGTCGGTCAGGCTGTCGAGAAAGGCAAGCAGGGACGGCATCGCCATCTCCGGCAGCGCCAGCCGATGGCGCCGCACCGCCTCTTCCAATGTGCGGGCCGACCCGTCGTGCCACCATGGCCCCGTTACTGCGACATTACGCAGCGGCGGCGTGCGGAATCGGCCAGCATCCTTCGCATTGCCGGTCTTTTCACTAAGGCCCGGATCGCGCGCCTCCGCCGGTCCAAGCTGGTGGTAGCGCTCATCGGTCAGGTCGCGCCCCGCGTGGCAGGCTGCGCAGCCGTGCGAGACGAACAGGCTTGCGCCCTGCCGCGCATCATCCGATAGCGCAGCGCCATCTCCGGCGCGAAATCGGTCATAGGGACTGTCGAGCGCAATCAACGTCCGCTCAAAAGCCGCCAGCGCCGCAGCCACCGTGCCTAGCTGTCTGGTTGCGACACATCATTGGCATAATATAATACGTCGTCGACTCTAGCCATAAGGTCGTCCTGCGCCGCTGTCCTGTAAAGGGGATTGGCAAGAGCAGGGTTGAGTTGGATCCGTTCATCTACCTTTTGGCTAGGCGAACCACCCTGGAGGACACGTTGTCGTCGCAAATTGTAGGCACGATTAAAGCCGGTCAGCAGGATTTCGAGATCTGCGTGGCCAGCAACATTTATGCCGAGCACCTCGCTGGCGATGCGGCCATTGAAGCGCTCGACCATGCCGTTCGTCTGGGGCGTATAGGGCCGAGTCGTGCGATGGCTGACCTTGATTTTCGCGCAGGCGCGTTCAAAATCATCGGCGGTGAAGCAAGAACCCCGATCCGTCAGCACATGGGTGATGCGGAAGGGGAAGGCCTTCATGGCGGCCTTGAGGAAGGCAACCGCATTGGCGGCGTTCTCGGCGTCGTAGACGTTGAGGTGGACAAAGCGTGAGCAGCGATCGATTGCGACATAGAGGAAGCGCTTACGGATCTCGCCGTCCGCGGTACGCAACTTGGGCAAATGTTTAACGTCGATGTGGACAAAACCGAGATCATAGTCGTGGAAGTGGCCCTGACCCTTGCGGGGCCGCACCGTCGGCTTGGGTGGTCGTCGATTGAGGCCTTCGGCCTTAAGGACACGATAAATGCTATCGCGGTTGAGATGTGGCAGAAAGTGCCGGAGTACGAAAGCGAGATCGTCCAGCGGGAACCCTGTTGCTCTGCGCACGGCGCAGATGATGGCGCGCTCCTCCTCGTTCGTCCGCCAGGCAAGGCGCTTGGGTCGGCTTGATCGATCCTGGACCGCCTGCTCTCCGCGTCTCCGCCACTTGCGGACGGTCTCGTCGCTGATGCCATAGCGCTTCGCCACGACACTGGCAGGTTCGGTGGAGCGGGCAATGTCTGCCCGCACAGCGGGCGTGGTTCGGGCCTGAGGATGTATCTGCACCATCACGAAACCTCATCAACAAGAGCAGCAAAGCGCCAAGCGTGATCCGCAATAGCGCTACTTACCATGTCCCAATGATGTGTCGCAACCAGACAGCTAGGTCGATCCGCCCCCGCTCCGCCGGAAAGGCCCGTGCGAACATCCGGCGATAACAGGCATTGGTCCCCAGCCGGCGCGACAGTTCCGTCTCCAGTCCCCTCATCCCCATTTCGACCGGATGCTCGCCCAACAAGGGAACCAGCGCCTGCGCCTCCAGGTCGATGATCGCGGGATCGGCTATGGTCAGCCGTGCGCGCCAGGCGACATTGGCAAGCCCCGGCACGTTGCGCCGCCCCGGATCGCCGTGCACACCGGGCCGCATCGCGTTGCCGTCGGCAAAACCGCGCTTCTGCTCATGACAGGCCGCGCAGGCCATGGTGCCATTGGCCGACAGATCCGCGTCGTAGAAGAGGCGGCGCCCCAGTTCGACCTTCGCCACGCTCATCGGGTTTCCCGCAGGGATAGCAGGCGATGCCACCCCGGCGGGTAAATCCCAGCGCCACGGCCGCCCTGCCCCGACAAGCAGCAGCACCCCCGCCGCGAGCAGCCACCTCTTCACGGCAGGCGCGTCACGATCAGCGCCAGCCTATCCTCACCATTGGCCGCCATCTGAAGCGTGTAACGCCCCGGCTGCAACGCATAATCGACCATCTTGCGAATGCCCGAACAGTCCGGGCCGTGGCCATGGGCGACGGATTCCATCGCCTTGCCATCCTTCACCACATCGACCCAGGCACCCGAGCCGAGCGCCACGCGCCACGTCCCGGCCTCTTTCACGGTGAAGCTTGCCAGCCCACCATAGCTGACCGTCCCACCGGGCTTGGCCGGACGCAGCGGATAGACGACACTGGGCGTTGGCAACAGCGTCATTGCCACCGCCTGCCCCGGCGTCAGCGCTGCACGAGCAGCCCCCTTCCGGTCGGCGGCAGCCTGTAGGGGGATGGGCTGATTCCATGAGGCGAGCGGTGCAGGCAGCTCCACCGGAACCTTACAGAGCTCGGCATCATGGCCCATCTGCGCCAGTGCGGGCGCGGAAGACAAAGCCAAGGGGAAAAGCTGCAGCGAAACAGCGCGGAACGGCATCAAGGGCTTTCTTCTCCGACTCAAAGCTATATACGCGGCGATATAGCGAGTCGAACGACCAGAAAAGGGGAATTTCATGCGTATCACCCTGGCTGCCCTGCTCATGGCAGGCGCCATCTTCGCGCCCATGGCGCAGGCGCAAACCGGCACCCCAGCCGAAGCTGACCCGTCCGACCGCTTCTCCCTTGGTCAGATCATCGTCACCGCGCCCAAGGCACAAGGCATAGAGATTGACGGCAGCACCCTTTCCTCCGACGCCATCTACACCTTCAGCCGCACGGCGCTCGACGATGCGGTCAACCTGATGCCCGGCGTCGCGGCGGGCAATAGCGGCGGCACCCGTAACGAGCGACTGGTGTTCGTTCGGGGTTTCGACCGTTTCCAGGTACCGCTCTCCATCGACGGCATCCGGGTTTACCTGCCCGCCGACAACCGGCTGGACTATGGCCGCTTCCTGACCACTGACATATCAGAGGTGCAGGTGGCGAAGGGTTATGCCTCCGTGCTGGACGGCCCCGGCGGCATGGGCGGCGCGATCAACCTGGTCACACGCAAGCCGACCAAGGAATTGGACGTTGATGTGCGCGGCACGGTGAATTTCGACAATGACACGGACTATGCGGGCTATTCCACATCGGCGATGGTCGGCACGAAACAGGACAGATGGTATGCGCAGGCGAGCTACGCCCGCAGTTTCACCGACCATTGGAACCTGCCCCACGACTTCACGCCGCGCAATCCGGCACTGGAGGATGGCGGCGCCCGCGACTTTTCCCGCACGCAGGACTGGCGCAGCAATGTGAAGCTGGGCTTCACCCCCAATGCGACGGACGAATATGCGATCAGCTACACCCACCAGTCCGGCGAGAAGAGCGCACCGCTGCATATCAGCGACACGGTGACGACGCCGCGCTTCTGGGACTGGCCAAAATGGGACATCGACAGCGTTTATTTCCTGTCGACCACGGCGCTGGGCGACCGCGCAACGCTCAAGACGCGGACTTATTATAACGTCTTCGATTCCATGCTGCGGTCCTTCGACGACCGGACGCTCACGACACAGACCAAAGGTTACGCCTTTAACAGCCCCTATCAGGACAAGGCATGGGGCGGCTCGCTCCAGCTCGATTTCCGCGCGACGGACGCGGACACGATGCGCATCGCCTATCATTATCGGCACGACAAACATGTGGAATTCCAGACCAGCTTTTCCTCGACAGGCGTCGGAACGACCGAGCCGAAACAGACCCAGGCCGAAGACACCTATTCCATCGCGCTGGAAAATGAGTTGAGGATCACGCCCGCACTCCGTTTCACGCTGGGCGGCAGCTATGACTGGCGCGATCTCAAGCTCGCGGAGGAATATGGCTCACCGCTGGGCACCAATGGCGCGAAGGTGCTGTACAATTATCCCCGCCGCGATGCGGATACGTGGAACTTGCAAGGCAGGTTCGACTGGCAGGCAAGCGATGCGCTGAACCTGCACGCCAGCCTTTCCTCCCGCGCCCGTTTTCCCACCATCTTCGAACGCTTCAGCCAAAGGTTCAACAGCGCCATCCCCAATCCAGAGTTGAAGGCGGAACGTGCCACCAATGCGGAAATCGGCGGAAGCTGGGCACGCGGCCCGGTGCGGATGGAAGGCGCACTCTTCTATAGCTGGGTGCGCGATGCGATCTTCAGCGTGCCAACGCCTGCCTATCCCTGCACTGCGTCGACCACACCGCCCGCTGTTCCCACGCCGGGCTGCGCGCTCACCAATCTGACGCAGAGCCGCAATGTCGGCAGCGGTCATTATTATGGCGTGGAACTGTCGGTATCGGCTACGATCCTGCCGGGGTTGGACCTGGGCATGAACTATACCGGAATCAAGCGGGTGCTGGACTATGCCGCCAATCCGCTCTTCCACCCGACCGGCGTGCCGACGCATAAGGGCTTTGCCTATCTCGACTGGGCGCCGGTCGAGAAGCTGCATATCGTTCCCAGCGTCGATCTTGCATCCAACCGCTGGACCCTGTTCACCGCGACAACCGCGACCCAGCCGCAAATCTATTATCGTACCGGCGCCTATGTGAATGCGGGGCTGCGGGTCGATTATGCGCTGACCGACCATATCGAGATCGGCGTCGGCGGCCGCAACCTGTTCGATGATTATTACACGTTGACGGACGGCTTTCCCGAACCGGGCCGGACCCTGTTCGCCAGCATCCGGGCACGTTATTAAAGTCTGTCTGGAACATCAGGGATGCGCGTTTCGGCGCAGGATGGTGCGGCCCATGACCGTACCATTGTTGCGCCGGAACCCGGCAAACGTCTTGAAACCAGCTTTTCTACCCAATGGCAGGAAGCATGGCACTGGGCAGCTCAAACATCGTTCCCTTTGGCAGCTGGCCGCCGATGGGCTCTCAGGCAGGATGTCACACCCGCGATGAGCAATAGGAAGGCCACGGCTTCCGATGCGGTCGGCATTCGCTGGGTCCAGACGAAGCCATAGAGCAGCGCGAACAGCGTTTCGAACAGGATCATCTGACCCGACAGGGTCAGTGGCAAGAGCCGGCTCATCCGGTTCCAAAGCGCATTCCCAAGGATTGAGGCGAGCAACGCCACAGCGATTGAAACACCGGCAAACTGCCCCCAATCTGCAGCGCCGTGGCGCAATGCTCCCCAATATATGGCGAGAGGGATCAGCGCCAGGGCCTGGACGCCGGTGACCAGACCGTTCAGCAAATTCCAGTCATGGGCAGACACATGATTCAGCCTGACAAGGCAGCGGCTGTTGCCAATGGCGAACGAGGTCCAGGATACCAGCGCTCCGACGGCGCACAGAAGCGCGATCAGGCTGGTCCCCTGCGATGTGGACGTTCCGCCGGTCAAGGCCTGCCAACTGATGCAGAATACACCACCTACGCACAACATCAGCGACGGCGCGAGTTTACGCAATGGTATCGCTCCCCTGTCCCGGCTGCCAATGACCGTTACCGTGACAGGAAGAAAACCGATGATCAGCGATGTCATCGCAATCCCGCCTCTTTGAACGGCAGTCGCGAGCAATATATAATAGAGTGTGTTGCCGGCCAGTGAGAGACAGACAAGAGACAGCCAGTCGCGCCCCGTCAACAATGGGATCGCCCCTCCCCATCGCGGCATGACGAGAATGGCGGCCAAGGCTCCATACGCAAGATAGCGCCCAATCGCGAGTTCCAGCGGGGTGAAACTATACACCAGCGCTGGGGCGAGAAAGACCAGTCCCCACAGCGCGCCCGCACCGACGCCGCAGGCAATCCCCTGAACGGTTCGATCGGCACCGCGAACCGAATTGCTGAGTGTGATATCCATGATGCTCCTCGTAGGCGGGGAGCATTATCACGGCAGTGGTGAGATTTGGGCTCTTGATCAGGCACCAAAATGCAACAAAAACTCGTTTATGGCTCGAACTTCCTCCCTCCGCTCGCTCGACAGCTTCGATCGGGCAATTCTCAGGATCATTCAACGCGACAACAAGATCCCGCAGCGCACGATCGCTGAAGCGGTGAATCTGTCGGCCGCTGCCGTCCAGCGACGCATCGCCGCGATGGAGGCGGCGGGCATCATTCGGCATAACGTCGCGATCATCGACACCAAGGCTCTTGGCATGACGATCACCTCCATCGTCGAGGTGCATTTGATCAACGAACGGCCCATGACGGTCGACGGCGCCAAGGCGCTGTTCCTGGCAGCCCCTGAAGTCCAGCAATGCTATTATGTCACAGGCGGGATCAGCTTCGTGCTGGTGATCGTGACGCAGGACATGATCGAATATGAGGCCATCACGCGACGCCTGTTTGCCGATAACGAAGCGGTGTCGAGCTTTCGCAGCCTGATCGCGCTCGATCGCGTAAAGGCAGGCGCGGAGATAGTCATCCCGTAAACGCCCGCGTCAGTCTGAACTGACACCCGGCAGGGATTCCACATAAGCCCTTGCAGTCTTCTCACATATCCTGGCGGCAACCACCAATATCCTGTCACGGTCTTCACCGCGCGAAACGCCCAGCAGGATTGTCAGGACGCCCATGACGAGGCCGTTGATGAACTCCTCATCGGATAGTTCGCCTCTCGCCCATTTGGCAGCAACCAGCATCCGCTGTTCGTCCAGCGATTCGATCAGCCGCTCAGGATCGACCCAGGGATGAAGGCTCGCCGAGGCGGCCAGTGCTTTGACATAGGGGGCCTGAATCGCGCTGAAAATATTGTGGAGCGTCTCGCGCAATTCAGGATGCGGGCTCGCACTGAAATAGAATCCCGTTATCGCCTTGATATAATTGGGAATGGCCAGATTGCGTGTGCCTACGGCCACCATCCGCTCGATCAGCCGGTCAAGTGTGCCGACGGCGCTGCGATAGGGGATATGGCGCTCATAATCTTCGAAATAGTCCAGGATCGCCGCCGCGATCAGTTCGTCCTTCGTGCCGAAGGCATTGTATAATGTCTGCTTGGCGACATCCGCGCGCCGGCAGAGCGCATTGATGCTGAAGCCATCAATTCCCTGCTCGGCCACCAGGTCGCGCGTGACCGCAAGAATTCGCTTCCGTCGCTCGAGCATCGTCGCGCT
This window of the Sphingobium sp. EM0848 genome carries:
- a CDS encoding TonB-dependent siderophore receptor is translated as MRITLAALLMAGAIFAPMAQAQTGTPAEADPSDRFSLGQIIVTAPKAQGIEIDGSTLSSDAIYTFSRTALDDAVNLMPGVAAGNSGGTRNERLVFVRGFDRFQVPLSIDGIRVYLPADNRLDYGRFLTTDISEVQVAKGYASVLDGPGGMGGAINLVTRKPTKELDVDVRGTVNFDNDTDYAGYSTSAMVGTKQDRWYAQASYARSFTDHWNLPHDFTPRNPALEDGGARDFSRTQDWRSNVKLGFTPNATDEYAISYTHQSGEKSAPLHISDTVTTPRFWDWPKWDIDSVYFLSTTALGDRATLKTRTYYNVFDSMLRSFDDRTLTTQTKGYAFNSPYQDKAWGGSLQLDFRATDADTMRIAYHYRHDKHVEFQTSFSSTGVGTTEPKQTQAEDTYSIALENELRITPALRFTLGGSYDWRDLKLAEEYGSPLGTNGAKVLYNYPRRDADTWNLQGRFDWQASDALNLHASLSSRARFPTIFERFSQRFNSAIPNPELKAERATNAEIGGSWARGPVRMEGALFYSWVRDAIFSVPTPAYPCTASTTPPAVPTPGCALTNLTQSRNVGSGHYYGVELSVSATILPGLDLGMNYTGIKRVLDYAANPLFHPTGVPTHKGFAYLDWAPVEKLHIVPSVDLASNRWTLFTATTATQPQIYYRTGAYVNAGLRVDYALTDHIEIGVGGRNLFDDYYTLTDGFPEPGRTLFASIRARY
- a CDS encoding DMT family transporter translates to MDITLSNSVRGADRTVQGIACGVGAGALWGLVFLAPALVYSFTPLELAIGRYLAYGALAAILVMPRWGGAIPLLTGRDWLSLVCLSLAGNTLYYILLATAVQRGGIAMTSLIIGFLPVTVTVIGSRDRGAIPLRKLAPSLMLCVGGVFCISWQALTGGTSTSQGTSLIALLCAVGALVSWTSFAIGNSRCLVRLNHVSAHDWNLLNGLVTGVQALALIPLAIYWGALRHGAADWGQFAGVSIAVALLASILGNALWNRMSRLLPLTLSGQMILFETLFALLYGFVWTQRMPTASEAVAFLLLIAGVTSCLRAHRRPAAKGNDV
- a CDS encoding Lrp/AsnC family transcriptional regulator, whose amino-acid sequence is MARTSSLRSLDSFDRAILRIIQRDNKIPQRTIAEAVNLSAAAVQRRIAAMEAAGIIRHNVAIIDTKALGMTITSIVEVHLINERPMTVDGAKALFLAAPEVQQCYYVTGGISFVLVIVTQDMIEYEAITRRLFADNEAVSSFRSLIALDRVKAGAEIVIP
- a CDS encoding TetR/AcrR family transcriptional regulator yields the protein MTGKEQANRQQGGERYASATMLERRKRILAVTRDLVAEQGIDGFSINALCRRADVAKQTLYNAFGTKDELIAAAILDYFEDYERHIPYRSAVGTLDRLIERMVAVGTRNLAIPNYIKAITGFYFSASPHPELRETLHNIFSAIQAPYVKALAASASLHPWVDPERLIESLDEQRMLVAAKWARGELSDEEFINGLVMGVLTILLGVSRGEDRDRILVVAARICEKTARAYVESLPGVSSD